A part of Cryptococcus tetragattii IND107 chromosome 3, whole genome shotgun sequence genomic DNA contains:
- a CDS encoding 40S ribosomal protein uS10, translating into MAEYKEDIEKTGAGAQKIHKIRITLTSKNVKPLEKFCADLINRAKDRDLNVKGPVRLPTKVLKHTTRKSPCGEGSKTWDRYQMRIHKRLIDLNSSADVVKQITSISLEPGVEVEVTIAA; encoded by the exons ATGGCCGAGTACAAGGAAGACATCGAAAAGACTGGCGCCGGTGCCCAGAAGATCCACAAGATCAGGATCACCTTGACCTCCAAGAACGTCAAGCCCCTTGAGAAGT TCTGTGCCGACCTCATCAACCGTGCCAAGGACCGAGACCTTAACGTCAAGGGTCCCGTCCGACTCCCCACCAAGGTCCTCAAGCACACCACCAGGAAGTC TCCTTGTGGTGAGGGTTCCAAGACCTGGGACAGGTACCAGATGCGAATCCACAAGCGTCTCATCGACCTCAACTCTTCTGCCGACGTCGTCAAGCAGAtcacttccatctctctcgagCCCGgagttgaggttgaggttACCATTGCTGCTTAA